TGTCACATCATTATTACTAGCCACCTAATaattaacccaaaaaaaaaaaaggaagtagATCCGAGCATCCTCCAAAGCCATCATGAATAATGTATTCATCTACGATAAACATTGatacctatatatatatttataggacTCAATTATAATAATGTAAATTTATCAGTGAGATGTAAAGTTACGGATAGAACCTAATTAAAGCTTTAGGTTGAAAAGTTTTAGGTACAATTTCTTGCATCACCAAAACCACAAAAAGAACTTGGCAGCAATTTTGTCCTCGTTACACATGTACTTGTCTATCTCATGTACATCCAAGCAATACAATGTCCACTAAACCACAAAACTAGAAAACAAATTAAGGAAACAAACAAAATACAGCTAACAAGAAAccttaaaatcaaaataacttAAATAAGTAAAAATCTATGAAGGATACGGACATTATTTTGACATTCTTTTGATTAAGCGTGTTTTTTGTGTTGAACACGCGTCAGTGCCTGAAATTacatcattttcttaaattattattaatgtcGACATGTCTGTGTCATCATGTAAGGTCCGGCGTCCGTGCTTGAACAACATTTATTTTCCTAAATCCCATTGACTAGCCAAATGAGACAGAGTCTGTATTGAAGAACCATCATCTTTCAATGCATTAGCAGCACAATCTTTCAAACTCTTCATTCTTTCACGCATTCCCTTACCTTCTTCACCTTCCATCACACACTTAATCACTTTTGCAATTTTCTCCTTTTCCACAATCTTATCATTTCCAAATTTCAACCTTATTGCCACTTTAAGATCATCACTTAACATAACAGCATTCATTGCTTGTTCTGCAAACAAAGGCCAAGCTACTATTGGCACCCCCACTTGTATACTCTCCAAAACTGAATTCCAACCACAATGACTTAAAAATCCACCAACTGaattttggttaagtatttcaACTTGAGGTGCCCATGATGGCAAAATAAaacctttttcttttgttctttccaAAAACCCATTTGGTAAAAATGTCAATGGATCTTCATTTGTAGCTTCAAGATAAGCAGCACTAACTGAATCACTTGGTGCTCTCAAAACCCAAATGAATCTTTGACCACTCAACTCCAAACCAAAAGCTAGTTCATTGATTTGTCTTTGAGAAAGTGTTCCACCACTTCCAAAAGAAACATACAAAACAGAATTTTGAGGTTGTTTTTTTAACCATTTCAAACATTCAAACTCATCAaaaacatcatcattattactTGATCCTATTTGTGTAATAGGTCCAACAggaaaaaaactgatttttccATGGCCCTTTTGTTCCAATGCTTTAATAGCACTAGATTCCAATTCAAAGAAGCTATTAATCAAGATTCCATCAACAAAATACAAACTTTTTGCACGTTGAAGATACATTTTGTAACCTTCATGTGATCTATCTTGTGATGCTTTTGGAAGATCAATACCATTGATTGGTACACATCCTTGTAGCTTTATAGGTTCTTGTAAATCTTTGTATTCACATGAAACCTCTTCATCAAGTTTTGGCAAATATAAAAGAAGTGAAAGTACAAAAGTTGAACAAGGGAAGTAAATGTAAGACAAAGAGTTGAACTCTTTTGCAAAATCAAGTGCTTCAAATGCAAAAGTATCAGCAATTATAGCAAGTAAAGGTGCTTTTGAAGTTAAGGATTTTAAGGCTTGATGAATTGATGGTAGAGAGAGTGTAACAGTTTGTTGAATTTGGATTCCTGGAGGTACTCCTTGAGATATACCTTGTTTGTTGATTGGTGGAAGAAAGATGGAGTTTATATTTGGTGGAATGGTTTCAAGATATGATTTTGATGAATCTGGTGGTGACCCAAGTGAGGGAATGATGCAAGTTACATGAAAATTTGGGTGATTTGTGACTAATCTTTTGGTGAATTCTAGTATTGGAACTAAGTGGCTGAAACCAGGACTTGGAATAACAGCTATGTGTTTTGTCTTTGCCATTGAAACACAGCTTGTGGAATTGACTATAATGGATGTTTTCTTATGAACTATTCACAAAGCTGTTTGtggtttgtttgtttaatttaagATATATTCATAGGaatgtattttatatatagggaAGTAAGTATTAAATATTTCAACTTTTGAGCATATTGTTAGAGTTCAATTTTGAAAGTTCTACATATGCAAAATATCTATCAAGTGATAGTGACTTATAATAGTGATGGGAAGGACTAATAGTTGTATAATTGTATTCAAAGGTAATATGTCAATGTGGATTGATTGCTGATATGGATTCAACTAATTATTTGACTGTTGTTGCATCATGAGTAAAGGATGTATGGTGATGTAAGTGCTTATGCAATGCAACTAAACATTATATCTATGTTACTATCATcatcttaataaaaaatatctatcaactgagttatgtTAATGGGGACCATTTGTGTTTATGGTGGATAAGTGGGAATATCAGGATTCGAACCCTGATTcctgcatattacatgcaatgttcctaccaactgaattaTGTTCACATGTAacatttgtgtttgtttttaagttttttgtttGTGAAGTTGTTGCTTACGTTACTTTTCTTAGATATGGTTGGTGGTAAACAAGATATGTCATAGCAAATACAGACCATAAACATGACCAACTCCACTATGTGGAAATAAAGCCACATATCTGATATCTCCCACTTCAAGTGTGCATCCTACCTGATACACAACAACTTATACAAGGATTTTcagatcaaacacacccttaggACAAATAATTTCACTAATTCGAATTCAAAcagaaaa
This genomic interval from Trifolium pratense cultivar HEN17-A07 linkage group LG6, ARS_RC_1.1, whole genome shotgun sequence contains the following:
- the LOC123889195 gene encoding UDP-glycosyltransferase 72B1-like; translation: MAKTKHIAVIPSPGFSHLVPILEFTKRLVTNHPNFHVTCIIPSLGSPPDSSKSYLETIPPNINSIFLPPINKQGISQGVPPGIQIQQTVTLSLPSIHQALKSLTSKAPLLAIIADTFAFEALDFAKEFNSLSYIYFPCSTFVLSLLLYLPKLDEEVSCEYKDLQEPIKLQGCVPINGIDLPKASQDRSHEGYKMYLQRAKSLYFVDGILINSFFELESSAIKALEQKGHGKISFFPVGPITQIGSSNNDDVFDEFECLKWLKKQPQNSVLYVSFGSGGTLSQRQINELAFGLELSGQRFIWVLRAPSDSVSAAYLEATNEDPLTFLPNGFLERTKEKGFILPSWAPQVEILNQNSVGGFLSHCGWNSVLESIQVGVPIVAWPLFAEQAMNAVMLSDDLKVAIRLKFGNDKIVEKEKIAKVIKCVMEGEEGKGMRERMKSLKDCAANALKDDGSSIQTLSHLASQWDLGK